One Pleuronectes platessa chromosome 9, fPlePla1.1, whole genome shotgun sequence genomic region harbors:
- the LOC128448010 gene encoding atrial natriuretic peptide receptor 2 isoform X2, translated as MAFRIAASLYLCFLLGVNGWHDLDNTEYDCWPMNSPNDYNMINCGGLEMAWVQRPPEKVTNGEEFNVSYTVTASDSFYQYAVRNKIFQFSDASEAKRFCHEHECPANWNNANEMNCCVYHANIHSCPLGLMKQGGICGPWIPDDGKIVTHTVSQAGKMSQKYWTSKVVLIHVGVTSVIAHVKIGQMHAALESKVLVVSAQVCGDDVCELEETCLNCPADCGICPMSIAIKIAIGLPVALFSSGFILTMVWLQYQKQKMFWDESWIINYKNIIFGRVCWIGNGSTTSLQHVKSYSTISQTTDVTVCTGVSNSFKQGIIQLGIYDGRTVAVKNLQKKHFTLSKTIRREVKEVRQLDHPNLCKFIGGSIEVPYVCIITEHCPKGSMSDVLLNDDIPINWGFRLSFATDIARGMSYLHQHKMFHGRLHSRNCIIDDRWVCKVSDYGLTAYRKEDFEAVSNGFNCGDINRIYCAPEVLLGSSSSITAAADIYSYSMILVEIATRSDLISEQTEGIKMDIMWRPPLPELKSGKADTDCPSQGNYCELIKRCWSQNITLRPTFEQMEKYSKHLEAIVAERTQDLLQEKQRTDQLLYSMLPKPVADDLRQGRTAEAQTFSNATVYFSDIVGFTQLSGSSTPYQVVDFLNQLYTTFDDIIDNYDVYKVETIGDAYMVVSGVPQENGINHAGEIASMALDLVSVCHNFMIPHKPDTQLKIRAGIHSGPVVAGVVGTKMPRYCLFGDTVNTASRMESTSEALKIQVSGATADLLHTLRGYVLTCRGKLDVKGKGEMTTWWLEAKRNDYSDPLRRTSESRGVPVPVSD; from the exons ATGGCTTTTCGGATAGCAGCATCCCTCtacctgtgtttcctgttg GGAGTAAACGGCTGGCACGACCTGGACAACACAGAGTACGACTGCTGGCCGATGAACAGTCCAAATGATTACAACATGATTAACTGTGGTG GTCTGGAGATGGCCTGGGTGCAGCGGCCCCCGGAGAAGGTAACCAATGGGGAGGAGTTCAACGTCTCGTACACAGTGACGGCCTCAGATTCCTTCTACCAATACGCAGTCAGGAACAAGATCTTCCAGTTTAG TGATGCGTCAGAGGCAAAGAGGTTCTGCCATGAACACGAGTGCCCGGCAAACTGGAACAACGCCAACGAAATGAACTGCTGCGTCTATCACGCCAACATCCACTCCTGCCCTCTGGGCCTCATG AAACAAGGTGGAATCTGTGGCCCGTGGATCCCTGACGATGGCAAAATAGTGACTCACACTGTTTCCCAAGCAGGAAAGATGTCCCAGAAATACTGGACTTCAAAG GTGGTGCTGATCCATGTGGGAGTCACCTCGGTCATTGCTCATGTAAAGATAGGACAGATGCACGCAGCGCTGGAGTCCAAAGTGCTTGTAGTCAGTGCCCAAG TGTGTGGGGATGACGTCTGCGAGCTGGAGGAAACCTGTCTGAACTGTCCGGCAGACTGCGGCATCTGCCCCATGTCCATCGCAATCAAAATAGCCATCGGGCTCCCGGTCGCCCTCTTCAGCAGCGGCTTCATCCTGACCATGGTG TGGCTTCAGTACCAGAAACAAAAGATGTTTTGGGATGAAAGCTGGATCATCAACTACAAAAACATCATATTCG GTAGAGTGTGCTGGATAGGCAACGGCAGCACCACCAGCCTGCAGCACGTCAAGAGTTACTCCACCATCAGTCAAACTACTGACGTGACCGTGTGCACCGGAGTCAGTAACTCCTTCAAACAAGGCATCATCCAGCTAGGCATATA CGATGGGAGGACGGTGGCGGTGAAAAACCTCCAGAAGAAACACTTCACCCTGTCGAAAACCATCAGGAGGGAGGTGAAAGAGGTCAG ACAACTGGACCACCCCAATCTGTGCAAGTTCATCGGGGGTTCCATCGAGGTTCCTTATGTGTGCATCATCACGGAGCACTGCCCCAAAGGAAGCATGTCTGACGTCCTGCTGAATGACGACATCCCCATCAACTGGGGCTTCAG GCTGTCGTTTGCCACCGATATCGCCCGCGGGATGTCCTACCTCCACCAGCACAAGATGTTCCACGGGAGACTTCACTCCAGAAACTGCATCATTGATGATCGCTGGGTGTGCAAAGTCTCAG ATTATGGGCTCACGGCGTACAGAAAGGAGGACTTTGAGGCCGTCAGTAACGGCTTCAACTGTGGGGATATAAACCGTATCTACTGCGCTCCAGAGGTCCTGCTGGGCAGCAGCtccagtataacagcagcagcagacatctATAG CTACTCCATGATTCTGGTGGAGATTGCGACTCGCTCTGACCTCATTTCA GAGCAGACTGAAGGCATTAAGATGGATATCATGTGGCGCCCCCCTCTGCCTGAACTCAAATCAGGGAAGGCAGATACTGACTGTCCCAGTCAAGGAAATTACTGTGag CTTATAAAGAGGTGCTGGTCTCAAAACATCACCCTGAGGCCCACATTCGAGCAG ATGGAGAAGTACAGCAAACATCTGGAGGCCATAGTGGCAGAGAGAACACAGGACCTTCTTcaagagaagcagaggacggATCAATTGTTATACA GTATGTTACCGAAACCAGTGGCTGATGACCTCCGTCAAGGTCGGACAGCAGAGGCTCAGACCTTCTCCAACGCCACTGTCTACTTCAG CGACATTGTTGGATTCACCCAGCTGTCTGGTTCCAGTACTCCCTACCAGGTCGTGGACTTCCTCAACCAGCTCTACACCACCTTCGATGATATTATTGACAATTACGATGTTTACAAAGTGGAGACAATAGGCGATGCTT ACATGGTGGTCTCTGGGGTCCCTCAAGAAAATGGCATCAATCATGCTGGGGAGATAGCCAGCATGGCCTTGGATCTGGTCAGCGTCTGCCACAACTTCATGATTCCCCATAAGCCCGACACGCAGCTAAAGATCCGTGCCGGCATCCACTCAG GACCTGTGGTGGCCGGAGTGGTCGGCACCAAAATGCCTCGCTACTGCCTCTTCGGGGACACTGTCAACACGGCATCACGCATGGAATCAACTAGCGAAG CTCTGAAGATCCAGGTGAGTGGGGCCACAGCTGACCTGCTTCACACGCTCCGAGGTTACGTTCTCACCTGCAGAGGAAAACTTGACGTGAAG GGCAAGGGGGAGATGACAACATGGTGGCTCGAAGCAAAGAGAAACGACTACTCAGACCCGCTGCGCAGAACATCTGAATCCAGGGGCGTCCCGGTACCTGTTAGTGACTAG
- the LOC128448010 gene encoding atrial natriuretic peptide receptor 2 isoform X1 yields MAFRIAASLYLCFLLGVNGWHDLDNTEYDCWPMNSPNDYNMINCGGLEMAWVQRPPEKVTNGEEFNVSYTVTASDSFYQYAVRNKIFQFSDASEAKRFCHEHECPANWNNANEMNCCVYHANIHSCPLGLMKQGGICGPWIPDDGKIVTHTVSQAGKMSQKYWTSKVVLIHVGVTSVIAHVKIGQMHAALESKVLVVSAQVCGDDVCELEETCLNCPADCGICPMSIAIKIAIGLPVALFSSGFILTMVWLQYQKQKMFWDESWIINYKNIIFGRVCWIGNGSTTSLQHVKSYSTISQTTDVTVCTGVSNSFKQGIIQLGIYDGRTVAVKNLQKKHFTLSKTIRREVKEVRQLDHPNLCKFIGGSIEVPYVCIITEHCPKGSMSDVLLNDDIPINWGFRLSFATDIARGMSYLHQHKMFHGRLHSRNCIIDDRWVCKVSDYGLTAYRKEDFEAVSNGFNCGDINRIYCAPEVLLGSSSSITAAADIYSYSMILVEIATRSDLISEQTEGIKMDIMWRPPLPELKSGKADTDCPSQGNYCELIKRCWSQNITLRPTFEQVRKMLDKMNPHKVSPVDMMMNLMEKYSKHLEAIVAERTQDLLQEKQRTDQLLYSMLPKPVADDLRQGRTAEAQTFSNATVYFSDIVGFTQLSGSSTPYQVVDFLNQLYTTFDDIIDNYDVYKVETIGDAYMVVSGVPQENGINHAGEIASMALDLVSVCHNFMIPHKPDTQLKIRAGIHSGPVVAGVVGTKMPRYCLFGDTVNTASRMESTSEALKIQVSGATADLLHTLRGYVLTCRGKLDVKGKGEMTTWWLEAKRNDYSDPLRRTSESRGVPVPVSD; encoded by the exons ATGGCTTTTCGGATAGCAGCATCCCTCtacctgtgtttcctgttg GGAGTAAACGGCTGGCACGACCTGGACAACACAGAGTACGACTGCTGGCCGATGAACAGTCCAAATGATTACAACATGATTAACTGTGGTG GTCTGGAGATGGCCTGGGTGCAGCGGCCCCCGGAGAAGGTAACCAATGGGGAGGAGTTCAACGTCTCGTACACAGTGACGGCCTCAGATTCCTTCTACCAATACGCAGTCAGGAACAAGATCTTCCAGTTTAG TGATGCGTCAGAGGCAAAGAGGTTCTGCCATGAACACGAGTGCCCGGCAAACTGGAACAACGCCAACGAAATGAACTGCTGCGTCTATCACGCCAACATCCACTCCTGCCCTCTGGGCCTCATG AAACAAGGTGGAATCTGTGGCCCGTGGATCCCTGACGATGGCAAAATAGTGACTCACACTGTTTCCCAAGCAGGAAAGATGTCCCAGAAATACTGGACTTCAAAG GTGGTGCTGATCCATGTGGGAGTCACCTCGGTCATTGCTCATGTAAAGATAGGACAGATGCACGCAGCGCTGGAGTCCAAAGTGCTTGTAGTCAGTGCCCAAG TGTGTGGGGATGACGTCTGCGAGCTGGAGGAAACCTGTCTGAACTGTCCGGCAGACTGCGGCATCTGCCCCATGTCCATCGCAATCAAAATAGCCATCGGGCTCCCGGTCGCCCTCTTCAGCAGCGGCTTCATCCTGACCATGGTG TGGCTTCAGTACCAGAAACAAAAGATGTTTTGGGATGAAAGCTGGATCATCAACTACAAAAACATCATATTCG GTAGAGTGTGCTGGATAGGCAACGGCAGCACCACCAGCCTGCAGCACGTCAAGAGTTACTCCACCATCAGTCAAACTACTGACGTGACCGTGTGCACCGGAGTCAGTAACTCCTTCAAACAAGGCATCATCCAGCTAGGCATATA CGATGGGAGGACGGTGGCGGTGAAAAACCTCCAGAAGAAACACTTCACCCTGTCGAAAACCATCAGGAGGGAGGTGAAAGAGGTCAG ACAACTGGACCACCCCAATCTGTGCAAGTTCATCGGGGGTTCCATCGAGGTTCCTTATGTGTGCATCATCACGGAGCACTGCCCCAAAGGAAGCATGTCTGACGTCCTGCTGAATGACGACATCCCCATCAACTGGGGCTTCAG GCTGTCGTTTGCCACCGATATCGCCCGCGGGATGTCCTACCTCCACCAGCACAAGATGTTCCACGGGAGACTTCACTCCAGAAACTGCATCATTGATGATCGCTGGGTGTGCAAAGTCTCAG ATTATGGGCTCACGGCGTACAGAAAGGAGGACTTTGAGGCCGTCAGTAACGGCTTCAACTGTGGGGATATAAACCGTATCTACTGCGCTCCAGAGGTCCTGCTGGGCAGCAGCtccagtataacagcagcagcagacatctATAG CTACTCCATGATTCTGGTGGAGATTGCGACTCGCTCTGACCTCATTTCA GAGCAGACTGAAGGCATTAAGATGGATATCATGTGGCGCCCCCCTCTGCCTGAACTCAAATCAGGGAAGGCAGATACTGACTGTCCCAGTCAAGGAAATTACTGTGag CTTATAAAGAGGTGCTGGTCTCAAAACATCACCCTGAGGCCCACATTCGAGCAGGTGAGGAAGATGCTGGACAAGATGAACCCACACAAAGTCAGCCCAGTGGACATGATGATGAACCTG ATGGAGAAGTACAGCAAACATCTGGAGGCCATAGTGGCAGAGAGAACACAGGACCTTCTTcaagagaagcagaggacggATCAATTGTTATACA GTATGTTACCGAAACCAGTGGCTGATGACCTCCGTCAAGGTCGGACAGCAGAGGCTCAGACCTTCTCCAACGCCACTGTCTACTTCAG CGACATTGTTGGATTCACCCAGCTGTCTGGTTCCAGTACTCCCTACCAGGTCGTGGACTTCCTCAACCAGCTCTACACCACCTTCGATGATATTATTGACAATTACGATGTTTACAAAGTGGAGACAATAGGCGATGCTT ACATGGTGGTCTCTGGGGTCCCTCAAGAAAATGGCATCAATCATGCTGGGGAGATAGCCAGCATGGCCTTGGATCTGGTCAGCGTCTGCCACAACTTCATGATTCCCCATAAGCCCGACACGCAGCTAAAGATCCGTGCCGGCATCCACTCAG GACCTGTGGTGGCCGGAGTGGTCGGCACCAAAATGCCTCGCTACTGCCTCTTCGGGGACACTGTCAACACGGCATCACGCATGGAATCAACTAGCGAAG CTCTGAAGATCCAGGTGAGTGGGGCCACAGCTGACCTGCTTCACACGCTCCGAGGTTACGTTCTCACCTGCAGAGGAAAACTTGACGTGAAG GGCAAGGGGGAGATGACAACATGGTGGCTCGAAGCAAAGAGAAACGACTACTCAGACCCGCTGCGCAGAACATCTGAATCCAGGGGCGTCCCGGTACCTGTTAGTGACTAG
- the LOC128448700 gene encoding afadin- and alpha-actinin-binding protein isoform X1: MPESSLVKDTCSISAECRTSPLRQFSQSSLPLHRNYVLSTFCTEHNVQACLSHINQEMSSLCLPPLWKESAGSSELNVVAVLNCMYDLIQLQRRGMRALENLEVEHLRSSSNVDFLQLASTQLKEQLELSKRENTGLLEKERQLQLKVKSLQNCLKNEKEEVQKLQNIIASRATQYNHEMKRKEREFNKLRERLNQLLVDKRDKKHAIDMLNNIGRADGKRSLWKTEKTEAKHEGEMYKTLLSDYDTRQRELVLENAELRKVLQQMKKDMVFILSSRERNQKEDQREAGCIQTDSEDEEEVFDSSKESVDLYCAHAREKLTNSIRLQWRRLKSHVERLDSQASFAQMSESKDSAAVPQETHEEEMDRLKLEIQRCKDFIQTQQLLLQQQLNSPCEEETTSLLSDCYVSQGKERLREEWKTLEEQRQIFERERRNFTEAAIRLSLERKSFEEDRASWLKHQFLNLSPFADTKKPLMSKSKSAFLISAESEVSEVLSPEKLIRSPSDTTSPTHRCLSFTSPSSDDLFHTLRLVSENSSTRPKTKTERVEESKILRNGNDPVQHEWWNHRREHSKHTLTQEMNGSVTSQQLLSSESGFM, from the exons ATGCCAGAGTCCTCACTGG TCAAGGACACTTGCAGCATCTCTGCTGAATGTAGAACATCCCCCTTGAGGCAGTTTAGCCAATCATCGCTGCCACTGCACAGAAACTATGTCCTCAGTACCTTCTGCACAGAGCACAATGTGCAAGCATGTCTATCGCACATCAATCAG GAGATGTCATCCCTTTGCCTCCCTCCACTTTGGAAGGAGTCTGCCGGCAGCTCAGAGCTAAATGTTGTAGCTGTCCTAAATTGCATGTATGACTTGATTCAGTTGCAACGCAGGGGCATGCGAGCCCTGGAAAACTTGGAAGTGGAGCATCTTAGGTCAAGCAGCAATGTGGACTTCCTGCAGCTCGCCAGCACCCAACTAAAG GAGCAGCTTGAACTGTCCAAAAGAGAAAATACTGGACTGCTTGAGAAAGAAcgacagctgcagctgaaagtgAAGAGTTTGCAGAACtgcctgaaaaatgaaaaagaagag GTGCAGAAACTCCAGAACATCATTGCGAGTCGGGCCACTCAGTACAATCACGAGATgaaaaggaaggaaagagagtTTAACAAACTGAGAGAGCGTCTGAACCAACTTCTGGTCGACAAAAGGGACAAGAAGCATG CCATAGACATGTTAAACAACATTGGAAGAGCTGATGGAAAGAGAAGCCTTTGGAAGACTGAAAAGACAGAAGCAAA GCATGAAGGGGAGATGTACAAGACTCTGCTGAGCGACTATGACACCCGACAGagggagctggtgctggagaatgcaGAGTTGAGGAAAGTGTTGCAGcaaatgaagaaagacatggtgtTCATTTTGAGTTCAAGGGAAAGAAATCAgaaagaggatcaacgtgaagCTGGTTGCATACAG ACTGActctgaggatgaagaagaagtgtTTGATTCCAGTAAGGAAAGCGTAGATCTGTATTGTGCTCATGCTCGGGAGAAGCTGACCAACAGTATTCGCCTCCAGTGGAGACGACTCAAGAGCCATGTGGAAAGACTGGACAGCCAAG CTTCTTTCGCCCAGATGAGTGAGAGTAAAGACTCTGCTGCTGTTCCACAAGAGACTcacgaggaggagatggacagacTGAAGCTGGAGATCCAGCGGTGTAAAGACTTCATtcaaacacagcagctgctgctgcag cagcagctcaactcaccttgtgaagaggagacgaCTTCCTTGCTGAGTGACTGCTACGTGTCTCAGGGGAAAGAGCGTCTCAGAGAGGAGTGGAAGACCTTAGAGGAACAGAGACAGATCtttgagagggagaggagaaactTTACAGAGGCAGCCATAAGACTGAGCCTCGAG AGGAAGTCCTTCGAGGAGGACCGCGCCTCATGGCTCAAACACCAGTTTTTAAACTTGAGTCCATTTGCAGACACAAAGAAACCCCTGATGTCAAAGTCTAAAAGTGCCTTTTTAATAT cAGCTGAATCGGAGGTGAGTGAAGTGTTGTCTCCGGAAAAACTCATCAGAAGCCCTTCGGACACAACCTCCCccacacacagatgtttgtcATTCACATCACCATCCTCAGACGACCTGTTTCACACCCTTCGCCTCGTCTCAGAAAACAG CTCAACAAGACCAAAGACAAAGACTGAGCGTGTTGAAGAGTCAAAAATCCTTCGCAATGGAAATGATCCAGTTCAGCACGAGTGGTGGAACCACAGAAGAGAGCACAgcaagcacacactcacacaagaaATGAACGGCTCCGTGACAAGCCAACAACTCTTATCATCTGAGTCAGGGTTTATGTGA
- the LOC128448700 gene encoding afadin- and alpha-actinin-binding protein isoform X2, translating to MPESSLVKDTCSISAECRTSPLRQFSQSSLPLHRNYVLSTFCTEHNVQACLSHINQEMSSLCLPPLWKESAGSSELNVVAVLNCMYDLIQLQRRGMRALENLEVEHLRSSSNVDFLQLASTQLKEQLELSKRENTGLLEKERQLQLKVKSLQNCLKNEKEEVQKLQNIIASRATQYNHEMKRKEREFNKLRERLNQLLVDKRDKKHAIDMLNNIGRADGKRSLWKTEKTEAKHEGEMYKTLLSDYDTRQRELVLENAELRKVLQQMKKDMVFILSSRERNQKEDQREAGCIQTDSEDEEEVFDSSKESVDLYCAHAREKLTNSIRLQWRRLKSHVERLDSQASFAQMSESKDSAAVPQETHEEEMDRLKLEIQRCKDFIQTQQLLLQQLNSPCEEETTSLLSDCYVSQGKERLREEWKTLEEQRQIFERERRNFTEAAIRLSLERKSFEEDRASWLKHQFLNLSPFADTKKPLMSKSKSAFLISAESEVSEVLSPEKLIRSPSDTTSPTHRCLSFTSPSSDDLFHTLRLVSENSSTRPKTKTERVEESKILRNGNDPVQHEWWNHRREHSKHTLTQEMNGSVTSQQLLSSESGFM from the exons ATGCCAGAGTCCTCACTGG TCAAGGACACTTGCAGCATCTCTGCTGAATGTAGAACATCCCCCTTGAGGCAGTTTAGCCAATCATCGCTGCCACTGCACAGAAACTATGTCCTCAGTACCTTCTGCACAGAGCACAATGTGCAAGCATGTCTATCGCACATCAATCAG GAGATGTCATCCCTTTGCCTCCCTCCACTTTGGAAGGAGTCTGCCGGCAGCTCAGAGCTAAATGTTGTAGCTGTCCTAAATTGCATGTATGACTTGATTCAGTTGCAACGCAGGGGCATGCGAGCCCTGGAAAACTTGGAAGTGGAGCATCTTAGGTCAAGCAGCAATGTGGACTTCCTGCAGCTCGCCAGCACCCAACTAAAG GAGCAGCTTGAACTGTCCAAAAGAGAAAATACTGGACTGCTTGAGAAAGAAcgacagctgcagctgaaagtgAAGAGTTTGCAGAACtgcctgaaaaatgaaaaagaagag GTGCAGAAACTCCAGAACATCATTGCGAGTCGGGCCACTCAGTACAATCACGAGATgaaaaggaaggaaagagagtTTAACAAACTGAGAGAGCGTCTGAACCAACTTCTGGTCGACAAAAGGGACAAGAAGCATG CCATAGACATGTTAAACAACATTGGAAGAGCTGATGGAAAGAGAAGCCTTTGGAAGACTGAAAAGACAGAAGCAAA GCATGAAGGGGAGATGTACAAGACTCTGCTGAGCGACTATGACACCCGACAGagggagctggtgctggagaatgcaGAGTTGAGGAAAGTGTTGCAGcaaatgaagaaagacatggtgtTCATTTTGAGTTCAAGGGAAAGAAATCAgaaagaggatcaacgtgaagCTGGTTGCATACAG ACTGActctgaggatgaagaagaagtgtTTGATTCCAGTAAGGAAAGCGTAGATCTGTATTGTGCTCATGCTCGGGAGAAGCTGACCAACAGTATTCGCCTCCAGTGGAGACGACTCAAGAGCCATGTGGAAAGACTGGACAGCCAAG CTTCTTTCGCCCAGATGAGTGAGAGTAAAGACTCTGCTGCTGTTCCACAAGAGACTcacgaggaggagatggacagacTGAAGCTGGAGATCCAGCGGTGTAAAGACTTCATtcaaacacagcagctgctgctgcag cagctcaactcaccttgtgaagaggagacgaCTTCCTTGCTGAGTGACTGCTACGTGTCTCAGGGGAAAGAGCGTCTCAGAGAGGAGTGGAAGACCTTAGAGGAACAGAGACAGATCtttgagagggagaggagaaactTTACAGAGGCAGCCATAAGACTGAGCCTCGAG AGGAAGTCCTTCGAGGAGGACCGCGCCTCATGGCTCAAACACCAGTTTTTAAACTTGAGTCCATTTGCAGACACAAAGAAACCCCTGATGTCAAAGTCTAAAAGTGCCTTTTTAATAT cAGCTGAATCGGAGGTGAGTGAAGTGTTGTCTCCGGAAAAACTCATCAGAAGCCCTTCGGACACAACCTCCCccacacacagatgtttgtcATTCACATCACCATCCTCAGACGACCTGTTTCACACCCTTCGCCTCGTCTCAGAAAACAG CTCAACAAGACCAAAGACAAAGACTGAGCGTGTTGAAGAGTCAAAAATCCTTCGCAATGGAAATGATCCAGTTCAGCACGAGTGGTGGAACCACAGAAGAGAGCACAgcaagcacacactcacacaagaaATGAACGGCTCCGTGACAAGCCAACAACTCTTATCATCTGAGTCAGGGTTTATGTGA
- the LOC128448700 gene encoding afadin- and alpha-actinin-binding protein isoform X3 — protein sequence MSSLCLPPLWKESAGSSELNVVAVLNCMYDLIQLQRRGMRALENLEVEHLRSSSNVDFLQLASTQLKEQLELSKRENTGLLEKERQLQLKVKSLQNCLKNEKEEVQKLQNIIASRATQYNHEMKRKEREFNKLRERLNQLLVDKRDKKHAIDMLNNIGRADGKRSLWKTEKTEAKHEGEMYKTLLSDYDTRQRELVLENAELRKVLQQMKKDMVFILSSRERNQKEDQREAGCIQTDSEDEEEVFDSSKESVDLYCAHAREKLTNSIRLQWRRLKSHVERLDSQASFAQMSESKDSAAVPQETHEEEMDRLKLEIQRCKDFIQTQQLLLQQQLNSPCEEETTSLLSDCYVSQGKERLREEWKTLEEQRQIFERERRNFTEAAIRLSLERKSFEEDRASWLKHQFLNLSPFADTKKPLMSKSKSAFLISAESEVSEVLSPEKLIRSPSDTTSPTHRCLSFTSPSSDDLFHTLRLVSENSSTRPKTKTERVEESKILRNGNDPVQHEWWNHRREHSKHTLTQEMNGSVTSQQLLSSESGFM from the exons ATGTCATCCCTTTGCCTCCCTCCACTTTGGAAGGAGTCTGCCGGCAGCTCAGAGCTAAATGTTGTAGCTGTCCTAAATTGCATGTATGACTTGATTCAGTTGCAACGCAGGGGCATGCGAGCCCTGGAAAACTTGGAAGTGGAGCATCTTAGGTCAAGCAGCAATGTGGACTTCCTGCAGCTCGCCAGCACCCAACTAAAG GAGCAGCTTGAACTGTCCAAAAGAGAAAATACTGGACTGCTTGAGAAAGAAcgacagctgcagctgaaagtgAAGAGTTTGCAGAACtgcctgaaaaatgaaaaagaagag GTGCAGAAACTCCAGAACATCATTGCGAGTCGGGCCACTCAGTACAATCACGAGATgaaaaggaaggaaagagagtTTAACAAACTGAGAGAGCGTCTGAACCAACTTCTGGTCGACAAAAGGGACAAGAAGCATG CCATAGACATGTTAAACAACATTGGAAGAGCTGATGGAAAGAGAAGCCTTTGGAAGACTGAAAAGACAGAAGCAAA GCATGAAGGGGAGATGTACAAGACTCTGCTGAGCGACTATGACACCCGACAGagggagctggtgctggagaatgcaGAGTTGAGGAAAGTGTTGCAGcaaatgaagaaagacatggtgtTCATTTTGAGTTCAAGGGAAAGAAATCAgaaagaggatcaacgtgaagCTGGTTGCATACAG ACTGActctgaggatgaagaagaagtgtTTGATTCCAGTAAGGAAAGCGTAGATCTGTATTGTGCTCATGCTCGGGAGAAGCTGACCAACAGTATTCGCCTCCAGTGGAGACGACTCAAGAGCCATGTGGAAAGACTGGACAGCCAAG CTTCTTTCGCCCAGATGAGTGAGAGTAAAGACTCTGCTGCTGTTCCACAAGAGACTcacgaggaggagatggacagacTGAAGCTGGAGATCCAGCGGTGTAAAGACTTCATtcaaacacagcagctgctgctgcag cagcagctcaactcaccttgtgaagaggagacgaCTTCCTTGCTGAGTGACTGCTACGTGTCTCAGGGGAAAGAGCGTCTCAGAGAGGAGTGGAAGACCTTAGAGGAACAGAGACAGATCtttgagagggagaggagaaactTTACAGAGGCAGCCATAAGACTGAGCCTCGAG AGGAAGTCCTTCGAGGAGGACCGCGCCTCATGGCTCAAACACCAGTTTTTAAACTTGAGTCCATTTGCAGACACAAAGAAACCCCTGATGTCAAAGTCTAAAAGTGCCTTTTTAATAT cAGCTGAATCGGAGGTGAGTGAAGTGTTGTCTCCGGAAAAACTCATCAGAAGCCCTTCGGACACAACCTCCCccacacacagatgtttgtcATTCACATCACCATCCTCAGACGACCTGTTTCACACCCTTCGCCTCGTCTCAGAAAACAG CTCAACAAGACCAAAGACAAAGACTGAGCGTGTTGAAGAGTCAAAAATCCTTCGCAATGGAAATGATCCAGTTCAGCACGAGTGGTGGAACCACAGAAGAGAGCACAgcaagcacacactcacacaagaaATGAACGGCTCCGTGACAAGCCAACAACTCTTATCATCTGAGTCAGGGTTTATGTGA